In one window of Parafrankia discariae DNA:
- a CDS encoding DUF6758 family protein yields MCHGPARRPGGSTDICHRGGQVPPPKHQNRAGWASIVHQPHVEAEDDCGSDCRNSHHRSPGDRDIRERVVPGGTPRERTPQKKLTPRVARRRAVTAPPVCPACLGGLVPPNLWSDRWRCESHGDVEPFHEARSSREQVLRSLGRSSRVPVWLPSPMPVHWFVSGVGWAGDERTGAHATAFAASGPSPVGGPAEMVLVAETPRVGLGSRLAGLTVPDPERLDEVPEAKIEAAGHPTALWPIAAPPDRAAFVGEALGVWLWCVLWPADAALLLLEHLVMEDLRDDPRLVDRLLFGAPGSHLSTR; encoded by the coding sequence GTGTGTCACGGCCCGGCGCGACGTCCGGGCGGGTCGACCGACATCTGCCACCGAGGTGGACAAGTCCCGCCGCCCAAGCATCAGAACCGGGCTGGCTGGGCATCAATCGTCCACCAGCCGCACGTGGAGGCGGAGGATGACTGTGGCTCCGACTGTCGTAACTCGCACCATCGGTCGCCCGGAGACCGAGATATCCGGGAACGGGTCGTCCCTGGAGGGACCCCCCGGGAGCGGACCCCCCAAAAAAAGCTCACTCCCCGCGTCGCCCGGCGGCGGGCGGTGACCGCCCCGCCGGTATGCCCGGCGTGTCTGGGCGGCCTGGTGCCGCCGAACCTGTGGAGTGACAGGTGGCGGTGCGAGTCGCACGGCGATGTCGAGCCCTTCCACGAGGCACGGTCCTCTCGTGAGCAGGTGCTGCGGTCCCTGGGGCGCAGCAGCCGGGTGCCGGTGTGGCTGCCGTCCCCGATGCCGGTCCACTGGTTCGTGAGCGGCGTCGGCTGGGCGGGTGACGAGCGGACCGGCGCGCACGCGACCGCGTTCGCCGCGAGCGGGCCGTCGCCGGTCGGCGGGCCGGCGGAGATGGTGCTGGTGGCCGAGACACCGCGGGTGGGCCTGGGCAGCCGGCTGGCCGGGCTGACGGTGCCGGATCCGGAGCGTCTCGACGAGGTGCCCGAGGCCAAGATCGAGGCGGCGGGGCACCCGACGGCGCTCTGGCCGATAGCCGCACCGCCCGACCGGGCGGCGTTCGTCGGCGAGGCGCTGGGTGTCTGGCTGTGGTGCGTGCTGTGGCCGGCGGACGCGGCGCTGCTGCTGCTCGAGCATCTCGTCATGGAGGACCTGCGCGACGATCCGCGGCTGGTCGACCGGCTGCTGTTCGGCGCGCCCGGCTCGCACCTGTCGACGCGCTGA
- a CDS encoding diacylglycerol/lipid kinase family protein — translation MTEPGTASTSTAARAEVPDAAVDRSRLTVVVNPKAGGGRAAKVLDGVRSALARWAEDVSVETTKSLEHAEELARSAVAAGRVTVALGGDGLVGRVAGAVARSGGVLAVLPGGRGNDFARGLGVPRDPALAATALVAAVERRVDLPEANGVPFVGIASLGFDSDVQVIANRTTWLSGQSVYTYAALRGVAAWKPARFTVTIDDQPPLEHVGWTVGAANGPYYGGGMKFAPDADIADGRLEIVLVARTGRLTFLRLFPRIFSGRHVEVPYVQVRRAERLVVEADRPFQVYADGDPIADLPAEIVVRPGALRLLTPPQG, via the coding sequence ATGACCGAGCCGGGCACGGCCAGCACCAGCACCGCGGCACGGGCCGAGGTACCCGACGCGGCGGTGGACCGATCGAGGCTCACCGTCGTGGTCAACCCGAAGGCCGGCGGCGGCCGGGCCGCGAAGGTCCTCGACGGCGTCCGCTCGGCGCTCGCCCGCTGGGCCGAGGACGTCTCCGTCGAGACGACGAAAAGCCTGGAGCACGCCGAGGAACTAGCCCGTTCGGCGGTCGCGGCGGGCCGGGTGACCGTCGCGTTGGGCGGTGACGGCCTGGTCGGCCGGGTGGCGGGCGCCGTCGCCCGGTCGGGCGGTGTGCTGGCCGTGCTGCCCGGTGGCCGCGGCAACGACTTCGCCCGTGGACTGGGCGTCCCGCGCGACCCGGCGCTCGCCGCCACCGCGCTCGTCGCGGCCGTGGAACGCCGGGTGGACCTGCCGGAGGCCAACGGGGTGCCGTTCGTCGGGATCGCCAGCCTCGGGTTCGACTCCGACGTCCAGGTGATCGCGAACCGGACGACCTGGCTGTCCGGTCAGAGCGTCTACACCTACGCGGCGTTGCGCGGGGTGGCGGCCTGGAAGCCGGCCCGGTTCACCGTCACCATCGACGACCAGCCGCCGCTGGAGCACGTCGGGTGGACGGTCGGCGCGGCGAACGGGCCGTACTACGGCGGCGGGATGAAGTTCGCCCCGGATGCCGACATCGCCGACGGCCGCCTGGAGATCGTCCTGGTCGCGCGCACCGGGCGCCTCACCTTCCTCCGGCTGTTCCCGCGCATCTTCTCCGGCCGGCACGTCGAGGTCCCCTACGTCCAGGTGCGGCGGGCCGAGCGGCTGGTCGTGGAGGCGGACCGTCCGTTCCAGGTCTACGCGGACGGCGACCCGATCGCCGACCTCCCGGCTGAGATCGTCGTGCGGCCCGGGGCTCTGCGCCTGCTCACGCCGCCCCAGGGCTGA
- the ctaD gene encoding aa3-type cytochrome oxidase subunit I, giving the protein MTILREPSGHAVEQAEPGHLRPRTNILGYLRTTSHKDIAVLYAVTSFGFFVFAGILAMMMRAELARPGLQYFSNEQYNQLFTLHGTLMLLLFATPLAFAFANFLIPLQIGSPDVAFPRLNALSYWFFLFGGLMVVAGFLSPDGAADFGWFAYAPLNNKTFSPSVGADMWILGLVVSGLGTILGAVNMITTMLTLRGPGMTMFRLPIFCWTFLVTSVLVIVAFPVLAGALLSLEADRRFGAHVFDSENGGAILWQHLFWFFGHPEVYIIALPFFGVISEIIPVFSRKPVFGYKGLVFATIAIGALSIVVWAHHMFVTGAVLLPFFAVMSFLIAVPTGIKFFNWIGTMWRGNLSFETPMMFCLGFLVTFLFGGLTGVLLASPPIDFHVSDSYFVVAHFHYVVFGTVVFAAFAGTYFWFPKLTGRMMDDRLGKIHFWTVFLGFHLTFLVQHWLGMQGMPRRYADYGPNDGFTTLNTISTAGSFLLGVSTLPFMYNVWNSYRRGPLSVVDDPWGYGNSLEWATSCPPPRHNFHELPRIRSERPAFDLHYPEVAGAADYHATPELR; this is encoded by the coding sequence GTGACAATTCTGCGCGAGCCGTCCGGCCACGCCGTCGAACAGGCCGAACCCGGGCACCTCCGGCCGCGCACGAACATACTGGGATACCTTCGCACCACTTCACACAAGGACATCGCCGTCCTGTACGCGGTGACGTCTTTCGGGTTCTTCGTCTTCGCCGGAATCCTGGCGATGATGATGCGCGCCGAGCTGGCCCGGCCGGGTCTGCAGTACTTCTCGAACGAGCAGTACAACCAGCTCTTCACGCTGCACGGCACGCTCATGCTGCTGCTGTTCGCGACGCCGCTGGCCTTCGCCTTCGCGAACTTCCTCATACCGCTGCAGATCGGGTCTCCGGACGTCGCCTTCCCCCGGCTGAACGCCCTTTCGTACTGGTTCTTCCTGTTCGGCGGGCTGATGGTCGTCGCCGGCTTCCTCAGCCCGGACGGCGCCGCGGACTTCGGCTGGTTCGCCTACGCCCCGCTGAACAACAAGACGTTCAGCCCGTCGGTCGGGGCGGACATGTGGATCCTGGGCCTCGTCGTCTCCGGGCTCGGGACCATCCTCGGCGCGGTCAACATGATCACCACGATGCTGACCCTGCGCGGCCCGGGCATGACGATGTTCCGTCTGCCGATCTTCTGCTGGACGTTCCTCGTGACGTCCGTGCTGGTGATCGTCGCGTTCCCGGTGCTGGCCGGGGCCCTGCTGTCGCTGGAGGCAGACCGGCGCTTCGGCGCCCACGTGTTCGACTCGGAGAACGGCGGCGCCATCCTCTGGCAGCACCTGTTCTGGTTCTTCGGGCATCCCGAGGTCTACATCATCGCCCTGCCGTTCTTCGGCGTCATCAGCGAGATCATCCCGGTCTTCTCCCGAAAGCCCGTCTTCGGCTACAAGGGCCTGGTGTTCGCCACCATCGCCATCGGCGCCCTGTCGATCGTGGTCTGGGCCCACCACATGTTCGTCACCGGCGCGGTGCTGCTGCCCTTCTTCGCCGTGATGTCGTTCCTGATCGCCGTCCCGACCGGCATCAAGTTCTTCAACTGGATCGGGACGATGTGGCGGGGCAACCTGAGCTTCGAGACCCCGATGATGTTCTGCCTCGGGTTCCTCGTGACGTTCCTGTTCGGTGGGCTGACCGGGGTGCTGCTCGCGAGCCCGCCGATCGACTTCCACGTCAGCGACAGCTACTTCGTCGTCGCCCACTTCCACTACGTGGTGTTCGGGACGGTCGTCTTCGCGGCGTTCGCCGGCACGTACTTCTGGTTCCCCAAGCTGACCGGCCGGATGATGGACGACCGACTCGGGAAGATCCACTTCTGGACCGTCTTCCTCGGTTTCCACCTGACGTTCCTGGTACAGCACTGGCTCGGCATGCAGGGGATGCCCCGACGGTACGCCGACTACGGGCCGAATGACGGATTCACCACGCTGAACACGATCTCGACCGCCGGCAGTTTCCTGCTCGGGGTCTCCACGCTGCCTTTCATGTACAACGTGTGGAATTCCTACCGCCGCGGCCCGCTCTCCGTCGTCGACGACCCGTGGGGATACGGGAACTCCCTCGAGTGGGCGACGTCGTGCCCGCCGCCCCGGCACAACTTCCACGAGCTGCCGCGCATCCGCTCCGAGCGCCCCGCCTTCGACCTGCACTACCCGGAGGTCGCCGGCGCCGCCGACTACCACGCCACCCCCGAGCTGCGCTAG